A genomic window from Pseudomonas argentinensis includes:
- the rplO gene encoding 50S ribosomal protein L15: MYLNDLSPAPGSRREKHRPGRGIGSGLGKTGGRGHKGQTSRSGGTIAPGFEGGQQPLHRRLPKFGFVSLKAMDRAQVRTSELNKIEGDVVTLQALKDANLINQNVQRVKVMLSGEITRAVTLKGIAATKGARAAIEAAGGKFEE; this comes from the coding sequence ATGTACCTGAACGATTTGAGTCCAGCGCCGGGTTCCCGTCGCGAGAAGCACCGTCCGGGCCGTGGTATCGGTAGTGGTTTGGGCAAGACCGGTGGCCGTGGTCACAAGGGTCAGACCTCCCGCTCCGGTGGCACCATTGCTCCGGGTTTCGAAGGCGGCCAGCAGCCTCTGCACCGTCGTCTTCCCAAGTTCGGTTTCGTGTCTCTGAAAGCTATGGATCGTGCGCAAGTGCGTACCTCCGAGCTGAACAAGATCGAAGGCGACGTAGTTACTCTGCAGGCGCTGAAGGATGCCAACCTGATTAATCAAAACGTACAGCGTGTGAAAGTCATGCTGTCCGGTGAGATTACTCGCGCGGTCACCCTCAAAGGTATCGCTGCCACCAAAGGTGCGCGTGCGGC
- the rpmD gene encoding 50S ribosomal protein L30, whose protein sequence is MANTVKVTLIKSTNGRLANHKACVKGLGLRRINHTVEVLDTPENRGMINKAYYLLRVEG, encoded by the coding sequence ATGGCTAACACCGTCAAAGTGACTCTGATCAAGAGCACCAATGGCCGTCTGGCCAATCACAAAGCCTGCGTCAAGGGTCTCGGCCTGCGTCGCATCAATCATACCGTCGAGGTTCTGGATACTCCGGAAAACCGCGGCATGATCAACAAGGCTTATTACCTTCTCCGTGTGGAGGGTTGA
- the rpsE gene encoding 30S ribosomal protein S5, whose protein sequence is MANNDQKRDEGYIEKLVQVNRVAKTVKGGRIFTFTALTVVGDGKGRVGFGRGKSREVPAAIQKAMEAARRNMIQVDLNGTTLQYAMKSAHGASKVYMQPASEGTGIIAGGAMRAVLEVAGVQNVLAKCYGSTNPVNVVHATFKGLKAMQSPDSVAAKRGKSVEEIL, encoded by the coding sequence ATGGCAAATAACGACCAAAAGCGCGACGAAGGCTATATCGAGAAGCTGGTTCAGGTGAACCGCGTTGCCAAGACCGTTAAAGGCGGCCGTATCTTCACCTTCACCGCGCTGACCGTGGTAGGTGATGGCAAGGGCCGTGTAGGTTTCGGCCGTGGCAAATCCCGTGAAGTGCCGGCTGCCATCCAGAAGGCGATGGAAGCTGCTCGTCGCAACATGATCCAAGTTGATCTGAACGGCACCACCCTGCAGTACGCCATGAAGTCCGCCCACGGCGCTTCGAAGGTTTACATGCAGCCCGCTTCCGAAGGTACCGGCATCATCGCTGGTGGCGCCATGCGTGCCGTCCTGGAAGTCGCTGGTGTTCAGAACGTTCTGGCCAAGTGCTACGGCTCTACCAACCCTGTGAACGTGGTTCATGCCACTTTCAAAGGTCTGAAGGCTATGCAGTCTCCGGATTCGGTTGCAGCCAAGCGTGGCAAGAGTGTCGAGGAGATTCTCTAA
- the rplR gene encoding 50S ribosomal protein L18 has product MTDKKVTRLRRARKARLKMHELEAVRLCVYRSSQHIYAQVISADGSKVLASASTLDKALRDGATGNVDAAKKVGELVAERAKAAGVTQVAFDRSGFKYHGRVKALADAAREGGLEF; this is encoded by the coding sequence ATGACCGACAAAAAAGTTACTCGTCTGCGTCGCGCTCGCAAAGCACGCCTGAAAATGCACGAGCTCGAAGCCGTGCGTCTGTGCGTGTATCGCTCTTCGCAGCACATCTACGCCCAGGTCATCTCGGCCGACGGCAGCAAGGTTCTGGCCAGCGCCTCTACCTTGGACAAAGCACTGCGTGACGGCGCCACCGGCAACGTCGACGCGGCCAAGAAAGTTGGTGAGCTGGTTGCCGAGCGTGCGAAAGCCGCTGGCGTGACCCAGGTTGCATTCGACCGTTCTGGCTTCAAGTACCACGGCCGCGTCAAGGCGCTGGCTGATGCTGCTCGTGAAGGCGGGCTGGAGTTCTAA
- the rplF gene encoding 50S ribosomal protein L6: MSRVAKNPVKLPAGVEIKLAGQQLSVKGAKGTLELNVHSSVEVLQESGELRFAARNGDQQTRAMAGTTRALVNNMVIGVSQGFERKLQLIGVGYKAQAKGQVLNLALGFSHPIDYQLPEGVVAETPNQTEILIKGVDKQLVGQVAAEIRDFRRPEPYKGKGVRYADEVVRRKEAKKK; encoded by the coding sequence ATGTCTCGCGTTGCTAAGAACCCCGTCAAGCTGCCTGCTGGTGTAGAGATCAAACTCGCCGGTCAGCAGCTTTCGGTGAAGGGTGCCAAGGGCACTCTGGAACTGAACGTTCACTCGTCCGTTGAGGTGCTGCAGGAATCCGGTGAGCTGCGTTTCGCTGCTCGCAACGGCGACCAGCAGACTCGTGCGATGGCCGGTACTACCCGCGCTCTGGTTAACAACATGGTCATCGGCGTAAGCCAAGGCTTCGAGCGCAAGCTCCAGCTGATCGGTGTTGGTTACAAGGCGCAGGCCAAGGGTCAGGTGCTGAACCTGGCGTTGGGCTTCTCTCACCCTATCGACTACCAACTGCCGGAAGGCGTTGTGGCCGAAACCCCGAACCAGACCGAGATCCTCATCAAGGGTGTCGACAAGCAGCTGGTTGGTCAGGTTGCCGCGGAGATTCGTGACTTCCGCCGTCCTGAACCTTACAAGGGCAAAGGTGTTCGTTACGCTGACGAAGTCGTCCGCCGTAAAGAAGCCAAGAAGAAGTAA
- the rpsH gene encoding 30S ribosomal protein S8: MSMQDPLADMLTRIRNAQMAEKSVVSMPSSTLKVAVAKVLKDEGYIAGYQISGEAKPQLSIELKYFEGRPVIEEVKRVSRPGLRQYKSVDDLPKVRGGLGVSIVSTNKGVMTDRAARAAGVGGEVLCTVF, encoded by the coding sequence ATGAGTATGCAGGACCCGTTAGCGGACATGCTAACTCGTATCCGTAATGCCCAGATGGCTGAAAAGTCCGTCGTAAGCATGCCTTCTTCTACCCTGAAGGTGGCTGTAGCCAAAGTTCTCAAAGACGAAGGTTATATTGCGGGTTATCAGATCAGCGGCGAAGCAAAGCCGCAGCTGTCCATCGAGCTGAAGTACTTCGAAGGCCGTCCGGTCATCGAAGAGGTCAAGCGCGTCAGCCGTCCCGGCCTTCGCCAGTACAAATCCGTCGATGATCTGCCGAAAGTTCGCGGCGGTCTCGGTGTTTCCATCGTCTCCACCAACAAGGGTGTGATGACGGACCGCGCTGCGCGCGCTGCCGGTGTCGGCGGCGAAGTGCTTTGCACTGTGTTCTAA
- the rpsN gene encoding 30S ribosomal protein S14 translates to MAKTSMKNRELKRQRTVAKYAKKRAELKAIIVDQNATPEARWEASVALQKQPRDASASRLRNRCRITGRPHGVFRKFGLSRIKLREAAMRGDVPGLVKASW, encoded by the coding sequence ATGGCCAAGACGAGCATGAAAAACCGCGAGCTGAAGCGTCAGCGCACGGTTGCCAAGTACGCCAAAAAGCGTGCCGAGCTGAAAGCCATCATCGTGGATCAGAACGCAACTCCAGAAGCCCGTTGGGAAGCCAGCGTCGCCCTGCAGAAGCAACCACGTGATGCCAGCGCTTCGCGCCTGCGCAACCGCTGCCGCATCACCGGTCGTCCGCACGGTGTATTCCGCAAGTTCGGTCTGTCGCGTATCAAGCTGCGTGAAGCAGCCATGCGTGGCGACGTACCAGGTCTGGTCAAGGCCAGCTGGTAA
- the rplE gene encoding 50S ribosomal protein L5 encodes MARLKEIYRKEIAPKLKEELKLANVMEVPRITKITLNMGLGEAIGDKKVIENAVADLEKITGQKVVVTHARKSIAGFKVREGWPIGVKVTLRRERMYEFLDRLLSISLPRVRDFRGLNAKSFDGRGNYSMGVKEQIIFPEIDYDKIDALRGLDITLTTTARTDDEGRALLRAFKFPFRN; translated from the coding sequence TACCGGAAGGAAATCGCGCCCAAGCTGAAGGAAGAACTGAAGCTGGCCAACGTGATGGAAGTTCCGCGCATCACCAAGATCACCCTGAACATGGGCCTGGGCGAAGCGATCGGTGACAAGAAAGTCATCGAGAACGCCGTTGCCGACCTCGAGAAGATCACCGGTCAGAAAGTCGTCGTGACTCATGCCCGCAAGTCGATCGCAGGTTTCAAGGTTCGTGAAGGTTGGCCGATTGGCGTCAAGGTCACTCTGCGTCGCGAGCGTATGTACGAGTTCCTGGATCGTCTGCTGTCCATCTCCCTGCCGCGCGTGCGTGACTTCCGCGGCCTGAATGCCAAGTCCTTCGACGGCCGCGGCAACTACAGCATGGGCGTGAAAGAGCAGATCATCTTCCCGGAAATCGATTACGACAAGATCGATGCGCTGCGTGGTCTGGACATCACCCTGACCACCACTGCCCGTACGGATGACGAAGGTCGCGCTCTGCTGCGTGCTTTCAAATTCCCGTTCCGCAACTGA